A window from Rhizosphaericola mali encodes these proteins:
- a CDS encoding relaxase/mobilization nuclease domain-containing protein: MVSKIITGKSIRGALNYNEKKVKEAEAFPLDCNGYSKSIFQLSFSEKLLTLERQVALNERIKTNCLHISLNFDPSEKLSPQKLAEVTSFYMEELGFGEQPYLVYQHIDVGHPHVHIITTNVQEDGTAISLHNIGRIKSEVARKKTELEFGLVKAEDHKNKKEEQRIKPVVAQKVIYGKGETKAAIANVVKSVMRDYRFTSLAGFNAVLKGYNVQAYRGEPRTTMFEKGGLAYSVLDRNGKRIGVPVKASDLSARPTLKNLEKVFQQKKDFTGHYYRKIREAIDKAISSNLPNLKALESELKKEQIEMVIYQNKQMVYGIAFTDHTSKVVVNGSELGRNYSAKRIQEQLGIRGLLERKQNMLDQERLSAYAKGILTQGNAANALSYIYSNGLKLEASNGKYQNLDYRLSFQDQKGNSSIGLYGKTRTYLEERNITPELCAHLNNHVQDNGIKLIQDYIHGLFAQQFETLFGHIIQDKKKSKRRINW; the protein is encoded by the coding sequence ATGGTATCAAAGATCATCACAGGAAAAAGCATCCGAGGAGCCTTAAACTACAATGAAAAGAAAGTTAAGGAAGCAGAGGCTTTTCCTTTGGACTGTAATGGTTATTCAAAATCGATTTTTCAACTTTCCTTTTCCGAGAAATTGTTGACACTGGAAAGGCAGGTAGCACTCAATGAACGGATAAAAACCAATTGCCTGCATATCAGTCTGAACTTTGATCCATCAGAAAAACTATCCCCACAAAAACTGGCAGAAGTAACTTCTTTTTATATGGAAGAATTGGGATTTGGAGAACAACCGTACCTCGTCTATCAACATATAGATGTCGGTCATCCACATGTCCACATTATAACCACCAATGTTCAAGAAGATGGAACTGCGATTTCTTTACACAATATTGGGAGAATCAAAAGTGAAGTCGCCAGAAAGAAAACCGAACTAGAGTTTGGATTGGTCAAAGCAGAAGATCACAAAAACAAAAAGGAAGAACAGCGTATAAAACCTGTAGTTGCCCAAAAAGTAATCTATGGCAAAGGAGAAACAAAAGCGGCTATTGCAAATGTAGTAAAGTCAGTTATGAGAGATTACCGCTTTACTTCACTGGCAGGATTCAATGCCGTACTCAAAGGATATAATGTGCAAGCTTACCGGGGAGAACCGAGAACGACTATGTTTGAGAAAGGTGGATTAGCCTATAGTGTACTGGATAGAAATGGAAAGCGTATTGGTGTTCCTGTGAAAGCAAGTGATCTTTCCGCAAGACCAACATTAAAGAATTTGGAAAAAGTATTTCAGCAGAAAAAAGATTTTACCGGACATTACTACCGAAAAATAAGGGAGGCTATTGACAAAGCAATAAGTAGCAACCTACCGAATTTAAAGGCATTAGAATCTGAATTAAAAAAGGAACAAATAGAAATGGTCATTTATCAAAATAAACAAATGGTCTACGGTATTGCTTTTACAGACCATACCTCAAAAGTGGTGGTCAATGGAAGTGAACTGGGTAGAAACTATTCCGCCAAGAGAATACAAGAACAATTAGGGATTAGAGGGTTGCTGGAAAGAAAACAAAACATGTTGGATCAAGAAAGATTATCTGCATATGCAAAGGGCATTCTGACTCAAGGCAATGCTGCAAATGCGCTATCCTATATCTATAGTAATGGTTTAAAATTGGAGGCATCCAACGGAAAATATCAAAACCTTGATTATCGGCTTTCATTTCAGGATCAAAAAGGTAATTCTTCCATTGGTTTATATGGGAAAACAAGAACCTATCTTGAAGAGCGTAACATCACGCCCGAACTATGTGCGCATCTGAATAATCATGTACAAGATAATGGAATAAAACTAATACAAGATTACATTCATGGGTTATTTGCTCAACAATTTGAAACTTTATTCGGACATATCATACAAGATAAAAAGAAATCTAAACGGCGGATTAATTGGTAA
- a CDS encoding MFS transporter, translating to MARHGYRLGGVVFLSVGGILGGMDWFYPFAIYLIAFICLILQKISIPQITIIPKTSHDLNVNKTNTKKTSIVCIIVLCSLVSMILFFTAFVGLPLLLPEMFKFSESQTGYFMAFISLVAVICASQMPKFVFKIGTEPTIGTGFLFFMIGLLLFYVASNVPLLFCGAISMGIGFGMTVPLLNHWMVQSSSSEERGKNLGYYSMGIFGGQFLSSFFTELFTHIQYAFLTSAIIGAITSIFIFAINYQKRSMK from the coding sequence ATGGCAAGGCATGGCTATAGATTAGGCGGCGTTGTTTTTCTTAGTGTTGGAGGTATATTGGGTGGAATGGACTGGTTTTACCCCTTCGCAATTTATCTTATTGCTTTTATTTGTTTGATATTGCAAAAAATATCTATTCCGCAAATAACTATAATTCCTAAAACAAGCCATGACTTAAATGTCAATAAAACAAATACAAAGAAAACAAGCATTGTATGCATTATAGTCTTATGTTCTTTAGTATCGATGATCTTGTTTTTTACAGCATTTGTTGGTTTACCCTTATTGCTTCCAGAGATGTTTAAGTTTTCGGAATCACAAACGGGTTACTTTATGGCTTTCATATCATTGGTTGCCGTGATATGTGCAAGTCAGATGCCAAAATTTGTTTTTAAAATTGGTACAGAGCCCACAATTGGTACAGGTTTTCTTTTTTTTATGATTGGACTTTTACTTTTTTATGTGGCTTCAAATGTACCTTTATTATTTTGTGGCGCGATTAGCATGGGAATTGGATTTGGAATGACCGTTCCGTTATTAAATCATTGGATGGTTCAGAGTAGCAGTTCAGAAGAAAGAGGAAAAAATCTAGGATATTATTCTATGGGAATTTTTGGGGGGCAATTCTTGTCCTCATTTTTTACAGAACTATTTACTCATATACAATATGCATTTTTAACATCAGCTATTATTGGGGCAATAACTTCCATATTTATATTTGCGATAAACTACCAAAAACGAAGCATGAAATAA
- a CDS encoding site-specific integrase, giving the protein MAKLNPTLSILFWLNRQRSKNETFPIYARITLNGKRMELSTHLYLNPSQWDQKNQRVKGAGEQSRKINISLTQISGSLQGLYTKLSLLESPISLEILKNTYLGKKVNQKSLLEVFALHNQRFFAKVASGRNSDRTYKRYEITKEKVSTFLNEQYKLDDLPLSQIQFGLASDFEHYLCNVTKIGSNTAMKYIKITKQVLKFAVDQGWIPYNPIGGFKCNYENPQREILTMEEIERIYNKSLLPRLAQVRDVYIFCCFTGLAFTDVMQLTASNIITGMDGEKWIITDRQKTGTLEEVPLLPVALEILEKYSCNIVLQKKKQLLPLCSNQRFNGYLQEIADICGIDKHLTSHTARHTFATTVTLENDVPIETVSRMLGHKSIRTTQIYAKITRKKISNNMRTLKDKLKMGSEAH; this is encoded by the coding sequence ATGGCAAAACTTAATCCCACTTTATCCATCTTATTTTGGCTTAATCGCCAAAGAAGTAAAAACGAAACTTTTCCAATTTACGCCCGTATTACACTGAATGGGAAGCGGATGGAATTATCCACTCATTTGTATCTAAATCCATCTCAATGGGACCAAAAGAATCAGCGTGTGAAAGGGGCTGGAGAACAATCTCGTAAAATCAATATTTCTCTTACGCAAATTTCAGGTTCCTTGCAGGGATTATATACAAAATTATCTCTACTAGAAAGTCCGATATCATTAGAAATATTGAAAAATACCTATTTGGGGAAAAAGGTTAATCAAAAAAGTTTGCTGGAAGTCTTTGCTTTGCATAATCAAAGATTCTTCGCAAAAGTCGCATCTGGTCGCAACAGTGATCGTACCTACAAAAGATATGAAATAACAAAAGAGAAAGTTTCTACATTCCTAAATGAACAGTATAAGTTAGACGATCTACCGTTGTCTCAAATACAGTTTGGCTTAGCATCTGATTTCGAACATTACCTGTGTAACGTGACCAAGATTGGTTCCAATACAGCCATGAAATACATCAAAATCACAAAACAGGTTTTGAAGTTCGCTGTAGATCAAGGATGGATACCCTATAATCCAATTGGAGGATTTAAGTGCAACTATGAAAATCCACAAAGGGAAATTCTAACTATGGAAGAAATTGAAAGAATTTATAATAAATCTTTACTACCTAGATTGGCGCAAGTGAGGGATGTATATATATTTTGTTGTTTTACCGGATTAGCATTTACGGATGTAATGCAGCTTACGGCTAGCAATATTATAACTGGCATGGATGGCGAAAAATGGATTATAACAGATCGTCAAAAAACAGGAACATTGGAAGAAGTTCCGCTTTTACCTGTTGCTCTTGAAATTTTGGAGAAGTATAGCTGTAATATAGTATTACAGAAAAAGAAACAATTACTTCCTTTATGTAGCAATCAACGCTTTAATGGTTATTTACAGGAAATTGCAGATATCTGTGGCATAGATAAACATCTTACATCTCATACGGCAAGACATACTTTTGCAACTACCGTTACACTCGAAAATGATGTACCAATTGAAACAGTTAGCCGAATGTTGGGACATAAAAGCATTCGGACTACTCAAATTTATGCGAAAATAACCCGAAAGAAGATTAGCAACAATATGCGCACTTTAAAAGACAAACTTAAAATGGGTAGTGAAGCACACTAA
- a CDS encoding HU family DNA-binding protein, with protein MNKSELIDLLASKSGTTKTDAAKVLDAFTQSVTETLAGGDSITLIGFGTFSVSERSARDGRNPQTGETIKIKASKVAKFKAGKAVSEALNVKPKKKTKK; from the coding sequence ATGAACAAATCTGAATTAATTGATCTTTTGGCTTCTAAATCAGGTACAACTAAAACTGATGCGGCTAAAGTATTAGATGCATTTACCCAATCAGTAACCGAAACATTGGCTGGTGGTGATTCTATTACATTAATTGGCTTTGGTACTTTTAGTGTATCTGAGCGTTCAGCACGCGATGGTCGCAACCCTCAAACTGGTGAGACTATCAAAATAAAAGCTAGTAAAGTGGCTAAATTTAAAGCTGGCAAAGCCGTCAGTGAAGCTTTGAATGTAAAGCCAAAGAAAAAAACTAAGAAATAA
- a CDS encoding plasmid mobilization protein — MEAHNPNRIHRINFRLTEAEHQKILASWQKSSDHKLSDYGRKLLLGKPVTFFIRDRSLDLFTAEMARLRKELKALGNNFNQIVRRINGLKELPRYEFWLQDAKRKQEILLEITKDIQQQINKNASIWYQRSSQEKASEEP, encoded by the coding sequence ATGGAAGCTCATAATCCAAACCGAATCCACCGGATAAATTTTCGATTGACAGAAGCAGAACACCAAAAGATATTAGCCTCCTGGCAAAAAAGCTCCGACCATAAACTCAGCGATTATGGAAGAAAACTATTGTTGGGCAAACCCGTGACCTTTTTTATACGGGATCGATCATTGGATCTTTTCACCGCAGAAATGGCCAGACTCCGAAAAGAACTGAAAGCTCTTGGCAATAATTTCAACCAGATCGTCCGACGCATCAACGGGCTGAAAGAATTACCCAGATATGAATTTTGGTTACAGGATGCCAAGAGAAAACAGGAAATACTATTGGAAATTACCAAAGACATTCAGCAACAAATCAATAAAAATGCTTCGATATGGTATCAAAGATCATCACAGGAAAAAGCATCCGAGGAGCCTTAA
- a CDS encoding helix-turn-helix domain-containing protein, whose product MKFQNIKSTNYSHLLDPSKFVVSELTQNHNNKIFKTNQVLLFKMFWYHENINRNEDASRLNTILFVPPSQTLNKSIFYEEGFIIAFDREYLQEDDKEFSIDVFNLFNSDEQNRKLIISKEVEDNLNHVMQLMRFEVDNEFGSFLVLKPLVKVFLLQLIRLSQNKFLKQDVHQKRIYQFLMLLEENFITQRKCSFYANHLGLSAKRLNQILNTKMNTTVTQQIHSRLLLEAKRMLVESELTIKEIAYNLQFNDHSYFSRFFKKNSGFTPEEYKKHN is encoded by the coding sequence ATGAAATTTCAAAATATCAAATCGACTAACTATAGTCACCTTTTAGATCCTTCTAAGTTTGTGGTTTCAGAATTAACCCAAAATCATAATAATAAAATATTTAAAACGAATCAAGTTCTATTGTTTAAGATGTTTTGGTATCATGAGAATATTAATAGAAATGAGGATGCCTCCCGACTTAATACTATATTATTCGTACCTCCTTCACAAACGTTAAACAAATCTATTTTTTATGAGGAAGGGTTTATTATCGCATTTGACAGAGAATATCTTCAAGAAGACGATAAAGAATTTTCAATAGATGTCTTCAATCTCTTTAATTCAGATGAACAAAATCGAAAACTAATTATATCAAAAGAGGTTGAAGATAATCTAAATCATGTTATGCAATTAATGAGATTTGAGGTAGATAATGAGTTTGGAAGTTTTTTAGTATTAAAACCACTCGTTAAGGTCTTTCTATTGCAGTTAATACGATTGTCTCAAAACAAGTTTTTAAAACAGGACGTTCATCAGAAAAGAATTTATCAGTTTTTAATGTTATTGGAAGAGAATTTTATAACTCAAAGGAAATGCAGTTTTTATGCCAACCACTTAGGTTTAAGTGCTAAAAGATTAAATCAGATATTAAACACTAAAATGAATACAACTGTCACTCAACAGATTCATTCAAGGCTGTTACTAGAAGCGAAAAGAATGTTGGTAGAAAGTGAATTGACAATCAAGGAAATTGCGTACAATCTTCAATTTAATGATCATTCTTATTTTAGCCGATTTTTTAAAAAAAATAGTGGCTTTACTCCAGAAGAATATAAAAAGCATAATTAA
- a CDS encoding JAB domain-containing protein, giving the protein MKKYSTIQELENEQSHWSELQEVKLSYRNKLKASQRPKINQSEDALTLFRSVWNENEMELVESFKMLLMNNANRVLGVYHSSTGGSTGTIVDIRILLTVALKCNSCKLIVAHNHPSGNLTPSQADLKMTEKLKEAAKLMDITLLDHLILTTDSYQSFADEGLL; this is encoded by the coding sequence ATGAAAAAGTACAGCACCATCCAAGAATTAGAAAATGAACAATCTCATTGGTCAGAACTACAAGAAGTGAAGTTGTCCTATCGTAATAAACTCAAAGCATCTCAAAGACCCAAAATCAATCAGTCTGAAGATGCTTTGACCCTGTTTAGATCCGTATGGAACGAAAATGAAATGGAACTTGTAGAATCCTTTAAAATGCTTTTAATGAATAATGCCAATAGAGTGCTTGGTGTATACCATAGTTCTACTGGAGGTTCTACAGGAACTATAGTTGATATTCGCATCTTACTTACGGTAGCTTTAAAATGTAATTCCTGTAAATTGATTGTTGCGCATAACCATCCGAGTGGGAACCTTACTCCAAGCCAAGCCGATCTGAAAATGACAGAAAAATTAAAGGAGGCTGCAAAATTGATGGACATTACTTTGTTAGATCATTTGATTCTTACCACTGATAGTTATCAATCTTTTGCCGATGAAGGACTCTTATAA
- a CDS encoding MFS transporter, translating into MSNTGIFTILLISSLTIMVGTVIAPSLYQIAAQLGFSKSPGWLVTLPSLGVVLFAPVMGRLIDRKGAYNMMILGLIPYAIFGFGGAFLKYPSLVVIDRILLGGATAAIQASGTVLIAELFQGEKRMKMIAWQGMAID; encoded by the coding sequence GTGTCTAATACTGGAATCTTTACGATTCTTCTTATCAGTAGCTTAACAATTATGGTTGGTACTGTAATAGCTCCATCATTATACCAAATAGCCGCGCAACTTGGATTTTCAAAAAGTCCAGGATGGCTTGTCACTTTGCCATCATTGGGAGTGGTATTATTTGCACCTGTAATGGGGCGATTAATAGATCGAAAAGGTGCATATAATATGATGATTTTAGGTTTGATACCTTATGCAATATTTGGTTTTGGAGGTGCATTTTTAAAATACCCATCATTGGTTGTTATTGATCGTATTTTACTAGGTGGAGCTACAGCAGCAATACAGGCATCAGGGACTGTATTGATAGCTGAACTTTTTCAAGGGGAAAAGAGAATGAAAATGATAGCATGGCAAGGCATGGCTATAGATTAG
- a CDS encoding helix-turn-helix transcriptional regulator yields MEKLFIPTEEDFRRWIAEALESSLRKLPQILKTPMNEPEKLLNRKEVAGIFQISLVTLHQWMHQGLPFHKQGGRVYFLRSEVMHYLKDKNPKQLQNRIA; encoded by the coding sequence ATGGAAAAATTATTCATCCCCACAGAAGAAGACTTTCGACGTTGGATTGCAGAAGCATTGGAAAGCTCCTTGCGAAAACTTCCACAAATATTAAAAACGCCCATGAATGAACCAGAAAAACTACTCAATCGCAAAGAGGTGGCAGGTATTTTTCAAATCTCTTTGGTGACACTACACCAATGGATGCATCAGGGCTTGCCTTTTCACAAACAAGGCGGAAGAGTTTACTTTCTGCGCTCAGAAGTGATGCATTATTTGAAAGATAAAAATCCCAAACAATTGCAAAATCGCATTGCTTAA
- a CDS encoding TetR/AcrR family transcriptional regulator, which translates to MSTKEKILESARFLYNKYGIDNITTRDIAKDIAISAGNLHYHFKHTEDILIQLFHAFEKEFDTLMATLQNQHHFSLDSLNQFIVDSVVLVHKYKFVPLNFQSLSQKNQKIRSAYIDINKRRKVEFLEIFLQLVQKKIFRKDIPEKQFLYLVRQIFIVGDFWIAYNEASFRKEGKEAVREHCKMLKSLFYPYLTTPQTLF; encoded by the coding sequence GTGTCTACAAAAGAAAAAATATTAGAGAGTGCGCGATTTTTATATAACAAGTACGGTATTGACAACATCACAACTAGAGATATTGCTAAGGATATAGCTATTAGCGCAGGGAATTTACACTACCATTTTAAACACACAGAAGACATTTTAATACAGCTCTTTCATGCATTTGAGAAAGAATTTGATACGCTAATGGCAACGTTGCAAAATCAGCACCATTTTTCACTGGATTCTCTAAATCAATTTATTGTAGATTCCGTTGTTCTAGTACATAAGTACAAATTTGTTCCTTTAAATTTTCAATCTCTATCCCAAAAAAATCAAAAGATACGAAGTGCTTACATTGACATAAATAAGCGTAGGAAAGTTGAATTTTTAGAAATTTTCCTACAGCTTGTTCAGAAAAAAATATTCCGAAAAGATATACCAGAGAAGCAATTTTTATATTTAGTACGTCAGATTTTTATTGTAGGTGATTTTTGGATAGCTTATAATGAAGCAAGTTTTCGAAAAGAAGGAAAGGAAGCCGTAAGAGAACACTGTAAAATGTTAAAAAGTCTATTTTATCCATATCTAACCACGCCGCAAACTCTATTCTAA